In Quercus robur chromosome 11, dhQueRobu3.1, whole genome shotgun sequence, the following proteins share a genomic window:
- the LOC126704921 gene encoding basic form of pathogenesis-related protein 1-like produces the protein MGLYNLALVLALVCLLGLTLVHLSHAQSSIQDYLSSQNAARAQVGDPPLTWDNKVAAYAQNYANQRIGDCKLVHSGGPYGENISWGSSDLSIEDGVNLWVAEKPHYDYNSNSCIGGECGHYTQVVWAKSLRLGCAKVRCTNGGTFITCNYDPPGNFIGDRPYTKTSLASHLNSIIAIFFSLYQTNVVIIALLLYISV, from the exons ATGGGGTTGTATAATTTAGCACTAGTACTAGCTCTTGTATGTCTCTTGGGCTTAACCCTAGTCCATCTCTCCCATGCCCAAAGCTCTATACAAGACTACCTCAGTTCCCAGAATGCAGCTCGTGCACAGGTGGGAGATCCACCTCTGACTTGGGATAACAAAGTAGCAGCATATGCACAAAACTATGCTAATCAGCGTATTGGCGATTGCAAGCTTGTGCACTCCGGTGGACCATATGGTGAAAACATTTCATGGGGCAGCAGTGACCTATCTATCGAAGATGGTGTGAATCTGTGGGTGGCTGAGAAGCCCCACTATGACTACAACTCTAATTCTTGTATTGGTGGGGAGTGCGGCCACTATACTCAGGTGGTTTGGGCCAAATCACTTCGTCTAGGATGTGCTAAAGTGCGTTGCACCAATGGAGGGACATTCATTACTTGCAACTATGATCCTCCTGGGAACTTCATTGGTGACCGGCCTTACA CTAAAACTTCTTTGGCAAGTCACTTAAATTCTataattgctattttttttagtctttatcAAACAAATGTTGTGATAATAGCACTCCT